ATTTTTAATCAATGTTCCTTAGGTGGTCTCATTGCCATGCCATTTTTTAATTTTCTGCTGCAAGAAGACCCTCAAGAAACTTTCAAAATTATTTTATAAAACTACTTGACTTTAATTAGCTGGTCTAGTATAATAATTTGATTATATCACCTTTATAGGAAATAATTTGTCTCTTTACGACAAATTATTTCCTATAATATAAAAAGATAAAGGGTAGCCCCTTTATCTTTTATGCCCTATATTTCTTTAAATCTGTCTTCCTTATACCCAGTTATATCCATCATTATAGAAGCAAGATTTTCCCCTTCCTCCCTTATATCATCTATATAAAAATCAGCTTTGATCCTTCCATAGCGAAGTATTATAGCCCTGTCTAGGAAATTCTCCACTTCATCAATCAAATGGGTAGCAATTAATATAGTTTCATCGGATTTTAGACTGGTTATCATCAGCTTTAAAAAATCCTTTCTCGTAAACATATCCTTCCCCAGGAATGGCTCATCCATAAGAATGTATTTCGCTCCTTTGGAAAACCCTGCAGATACTTCAAGCTTTGATTTTTGTCCTTTGGAAAAAGTTTTTATCTTTCTATATGGCTCCAGTTCAAAAAATTTTATAAGTCTTATGTATCGTTCCATATCAAAGGCAGGAATAAAATCAGATAGAAAAATTCCATACTCATATGGAGTCATATATGGAAAATAGCTGCCCTCTTCAGTGATAAAAGCCATTTTTTCATATTGTTCCGACACAGATCTACCATCTACCAATACTTCTCCCGCCTGAACTTCACAAAGTCCCATGATGGTTTTTAAAAGTGTAGTTTTCCCAGATCCATTTTCTCCTAGTACTCCGACAATCTCTCCATTGTTAATTATCAAACTTTCGTCATTCAACCCGATACCCTGATTACCATAGGTCTTCCTTATATGCTTGAGTTGGATCATTTAAAGCCTCCTTCCTTTATAACGACAAAATCAAGATTTCTACTTTCATAATAATTATATCCATATTGATCTTTCTCTCTTAAATCTCCCCTGTACCGATTGTTGTCCTCATCAGCATCGGTTATTATTTCACCTTGATAGATTAACGCACTGCTATTCTCCATACCGTCAAATACAAAAATCATAAATCGCTTTGGATATAAATATTCACTCTCCATCTGTTCATCTATATCCTTTAATATTCCTGCAACTACCAGTTTATCATCCACCCAGGATATAGCTGGGACCCGTTCAAACATCTGATTTTCAAATTTAATCCCATCTACATAGGATTTCAATGTTAGCCTATCCCCTACCTGTATTGATACCACCTGTAACTCATCTACAGGATTATTATTTGTTATAATATTAAGATGAATAATATCCCCATCCACATATTCATCATACCTGATCGGTTGTTTAGATATGTCTAGCTGTGGAACCGAGATCTCTTCTAGCATTTTCCCCGTTTGAGGATCAAATGCCCTCAAAGTCAATACACCATCTACCAGCATGACTACAACCAACTTATCTTCTACCCCATGAAGTCCTAATACCTGAATATCATTTTCATCCATGGGAATAGAGGCAATCTTTCTAACCTTACCCTTCTCCTTTTTGTCTCCCCACCAATTATCATATTGCTCTGCCTTGAAAATTCCATTTTCTCCTGTATACCTTTGGTGACTATATGGATTTATCTGGGTCAAGACGGTAAAATACTGGCTTCCATTCAGTACAACCATTCCCGAACCTGTAGACCTGTAAATGTCTGCTGCATTTTGAAAATTCTCATCCTCTGCAGCTAGACCACCTTCTGGATAATAGGTCTTTTTTCCTTCAAATACAAAGTCCATATACTCTCTCTCCAATTGAACTCCCGTCTTAAAATACAGATAATTAGGATCTGGCATCTTCTTCTTAGGCTTTATATCCAGCCAATCATAGCGAACATCCATATATACATCTATCTTATCTGCATATGTCGTAGTAATTTTTTCTATAGCATCCTTTTTCTCATCTATACACTGCATCTGAATCTTATTTTCCGTATACTCCCGCCTTATGTTAGCATCAGGTGCAATCTCATATCTATAGTTGTACCAGTATCTATACTTATCAGCTTCGGCTCCATTTCCATATTTTACAGGAAGAAATTTCATATCTCCTAAACTGTCATAATATATAAACTTATGGGAAAGCTCTCCACCTTCTATATCAAACCTTTGAGCATGATACTTATCCTGTAGATACCCTATGATTTTAATATCAGATAGCACCTTACGATCCCCTTTTATATCCTTTAAATACAATGTACTATTATTCTGAAGCCCAAATATACTAAAAAAGATAGTCAAAAGAATCACAGTAGAAATCAAAAGAACAACTAAGGCCATATTACGTTTTACCCATCCCATTTTCATCACCACCCCATTATTTTATTCTGCAACAGCACTTTTTTTAAATATCTTAATGCTATGCCAGACAAAAAATACACTAAAAAGAAATAGCACTAAACTTTGAAGATACATACTCCTGTAATCGGTAACATACATCCTTTGGTTTATGCGATAATTAAGCAGGCTGATCATTATAAATACAGCACCGCCTATGGGAAAAAACCCCCAATACCGCCTGCTACGTTCGCATAATGCACCATAATACAGTCCACACAAAAGAGTTGTAAAAAGACTTATGGTGGAAACTGCACTCTCTAACCCCAACGGGAAAATAATTCTTAAAAAATCAGAACGAACAAAAGACAGGAACAACCCATTTGTCATAAGATATTTGCCTTCCTCTAAAGCAGCAATACGAGATGCTACAAACCAATAACCCAATAGAATGCTTATAAGCTGTGCAGATAAAAATGCCGCAAATGAAATAAAAAAAGAAATAAGTTTGCTTAAATATACTAGCTCCCGCCTTATGGGCAGGGTCAGCAATGTGTAGATGCTTTTACTTCCAAAATAGTTTGAATAGATGCTATATATAAAAGTCAAACACATTAATGCAAGATATATGACAAATAAAATAACACAGCCTGAAGAGGCATATATAAACTCAAAAGGCTGATACAGGTTCACTCCATCCTTAATGGAAATATTTAAAAACACAATTGGAGATATAATAGCTAAAATACAAATTACAAGTACAAATTTAAAGATATTTCTAATCTCATAATTTAATAAGCGATAAAAATCCTTCATGATAATAACACCCCTTGTATTATGATACTAGTACACAAAGGTCAAAAAAATTAATCCTCTTCCCACATCTCACTGATAAGATCAAAAACTCGTTTAAAGGATAGGTTAATAGCCTTTGCAGAACTTATAAACTCCCTTACCATACCACGGGTAAGCTCATCTTCAATCCTTGAAAACCCAGCCTCATCTATGCAGATAATGCTTCCCTGATTTCCGTGTGTTTCTATAATATCTTCTTTCTCCAATAGTTTATAAGCTTTTTGAACGGTATTTGGGTTTATATTAAGCTGAGCTGCTAATTCCCGCCTCGATGGCATCTCTTCACCTGAAACAGCATTTTTAGTTAAAATCTGCTGCTTAACAAAGAGCACTATCTGCGCATATACCGGATCCTTATTATTAAGCTTTATACTCTGAAAATTTACCACAAACCAATCACCTGCCAAAAATATTTATGACCCTGCGCATGTATTATACTACTAATACATGCACAGGGTCAATATAATAATAGGCCTAATCTAGAAAATCATTAGGCCTATCACGTTCTGCCAAATCTTTTAGTGTTTTTCCATCTGTTGAAACTAGAATATTACCATCGGTTCCTGTTATATAGACTATAGCATTACGTTTTCTGTAGGCATTGTATGTATTCAAACTCGCCATGGAGTCATGGGTAAATATCGCAATCTGGGGCTTCACCGTTTCAATCAAAGCCTTTGAAGATGATGTATCTGACCCATGGTGTCCTGCCTTGATAAGATTAGCCTGCAATTCATCGCCGTATTGCTCTAAAAGTTCCATTTCCTTCTGTTTATAGACATCTCCCATAAAAAGCATAGAAACCTCTCCATAGGTAATCTTAAGTACTACGGAATGATCATTAACAAATTGAGTACTCCCTTCCGGATATTTGTCGTAATATTCAATTGGGGCAGAAGGATTATAAACCTTTGCATCCACCTGCTCCCCAAATTTAAATGTATCTCCTTGCTTTAAATAATGTATATCAAGTTCCTTATCCTCAATGGCTTTCATAGTTGTTTTGAATGTTTCAGTGGGATATTCAAGTTCTGACATATATATTGCACCAATTTCGAAATCATTAATGATTTTTTTAAACCCACCTATATGATCTATATGAGGATGGGAGGCAACGAGATAATCAATCTTAGTTACATTCAATTTTTTTAAATATTCGCTTATCTGTCCAGCGCATTCTGGAGCGCCGGCATCGATAAGCATTGTATAACCATCAGGTGATTTTATAAGCATAGAATCTCCTGATTTGGTATCCGTGCCAGATGATATATCAAAGAAACGTGCTGTTAGTCTGCCTTTGTCTTTAGAAATATTAAATACTTCATCATTTTCTTTCGTGCAGGCAGTCAACAGCAGTAGAACAACAAGCATAAGGCATAATATTTTAGAGACTATATACCTTCTATTTTTCATAACTTTACTCCTTTTACTTCATTGCAGCCTTCGATACACCGCTTATTATATATTTCTGCAATACTATAAAAAGAACAATGATAGGAATAAGGGACATAACAGCTCCCGCCATAATCTGATTATAGTTCCATGTTTCAAGACCAGCATATGAACGACGAAGTTCATATACTCCTTGTGCTAGGGTTCTTCGAGTCTGATTGGTAGTAACCATCTTGGGCCAGAAATATGAATTCCACCCATCAATAAATGTGATGATTGTCACCGTTAGTATGGTAGGTTTACACATGGGCACCAAAACATTAAATATTATGCCTATCCTCCCCATTCCATCGACACGTCCCGCTTCAATATAGCTTTTATCTACAGCTTTAAAGCTCTGCCTCAGCATGAAAATAAAATATGCAGAGACGGCATTGGGAATTATCAGACCTGCAAAAGTATTGATCCAGTTAAGTTTTGCAATCATTACATATATAGGTACAAAAGTAACCTGTATGGGAACCATCAAAGCCCCTAGAACGATCAAAAAAAGTATATTTTGCCCTTTAAATTCTCCGTGGGAAAATCCATATGCTGCAAATATACCAGTTAAGAGCTGAAGGATTAAAATACCCAAAGTCATAACTATGGTATTAAAAAAGTATAGACCAAAGGGAGCCATTTTCAAAACATCCCTATAATTATGCCAAGCAAAATTTTTGGGCCAGAGTGTTGGCACAGGTAAAAGCAGTTCCTCAGATGTCTTTAATGATGTAATTATCATCCAATAAATAGGAAATAGCATTATTAGTGTTATAATTACGGCCACTATATACCTAAAAATGAGACCAACTCTTTTTTTCGACAATTTCGTCTTCCTCCTCCCTTAAGCATCATAATTAACCGATTTGTTTGATATTTTTAAGGTTATGGCAGTAAAAATAAGCAATATGAAGAAGAATATTATGGATACAACTGCAGCCCTGTCTACTCTAAACTCCACAAATGCCAAGCTATAAATCCAATATACCATAACATTTGTTGCATTGTATGGACCACCACCGGTCATAACATCTACCGATTGAAATACCTTCATGGAAGCAATGAAGGTTGTAACAAATATAAATAGAGTCATTGGCGAAAGTAACGGTAAGGTTATATACTTGAATTTCTTAAACCCGCTTGCGCCATCGAGTTCTGCTGCCTCATAATAATCTTGTGAAATACTATTCATAGCTGAAATATAAAGCATCATGGAATAACCCATTACACGCCATGCTGTAAGTATCAATATACCCTTTAATGCTGTCTTTTCCGATGTAAGCCATGGAACAGCATCAATACCAAATACACCTAATGTCTGATTTAATACACCAAAATCCTTATGCAATATCCAGATAAAAACAACACCTGCTGTTGCTACTGCAATATACTTTGGCATAAAAACAACAGATCTCATAACAGAAAACGATTTTGAGGAATGATTGAATAATAGGGCAAGGAGCATCCCGCCTACAATAGTAATTACTATTTCATATAAGGTATATTTAAAGGTTATTTTCAAAGAATCCAACCATATTGGAAATCCAGATCCATTAAAAAGCCATTTATAGTTCTTCATTCCCACATATTTATAACCATCCTTAATTAGATTCCAATCGGTAAAACTAATCTTAAAGAGGTTTACAATAGGATAGTATACAAATATTGCAAGGAAAACAAGTGCAGGCAAAACACACATGAAATCCTTTATCTTCTCACGTTTTCTATAATTTGTTTTTTTTGACGTTCCCATATCCCTTATTTTTTGTTCGCTCTCTATCATAATTTCATCCTCCAAACAAGAACGTTTTTACGAGATTTGATATGAGTAAGGCCTAGGCCTTACTCATCTGCAAGGGTATCATTTATGATTTTTGCTGCATCTTCCATAGTCTTTTGCATATCCGTATCTTCAATGATGGATTTTGCCATAGCATTCATCCATTCCTTTGAAAGGGCAGGGTATGCAGGATGTTGAATCCTTGGCTTAATATTATCTAGATTATCAAAGATGACCTTAAATGCAGGTTTTTCTTTAAGGAAATCCTCCCCTTCTTGCGTTTCTAAAACTGATTTACGTGTGGGCATATATCCTGATCCAGATGCCCATTCCATATTAACATCTTTGCTGGTCAGGAATTTTAAAGCCTCCCAAGCTGCATTCTTTGTTTTTTGATCATTTTTTGCAGGAATCAGCAGTATACAGCCTCCTACTTCAGAGTTGTGTGTATCTGCCCCTGGATACCAAGCCATTCCTACTTCAAAATCACAGTTGTCGACATACATATTGTATAGAGATGATGTATGCATTACTGAAAATGTTTTCCCATCAAAAAAGCTTTGTCGCATATCTGTAGATGCATTGGTGCCATAGCACCAGTTGATTTTGCCATCATTGTACCATTTTTTAAATTGTTCTGCAATCTCTATAGCCTTTTGTCCATCAAGATCTGTCTTATTGTCGGACGTTACAATCTCTACTCCGGCATTTCTGTAGTATGTTTCAAAATACCACTGATCCCAGCCTGGTACACAAGTTGCATAACGGGTTGTCTTCCCATTCTCAATTTTTGCCGCAGCATCTAAAAATTCATCCATATCTGACCATTTCTCAGGCAATTTAATACCTTCAGCATCTGCCATATCTTTGTTATAATATATAACCTGTGTAGAAATCAAAAAAGGTAGAGAAATAGGTTTTCCCTCATAGCTTGATGATTCTATCAACCCTATCCCAAAGTCGTCTATATCAAAATTATCTGCTTCTATATATGATGTCAAGTCTTCACAAACTCCTGATGCACCATACTCTGCCACATATGGTGTATTAGCTACACATAATGCAGGCATTGTATTAGCAGCAAGTGCTGCAATTAATTTTTCATTAAGATCGCTATAACTTCCTTGATAGATAGGTTCAAGTTTTACGTTGGTACCTGTAGCATGGAATTTCTCTGCTACATCATCAATAAGATCTGAATACTGTTCCTCCAATGCATGCCACCATTCTATGGTGATAGGTTCTGTTACCTTGTATGGAGATTCTTCTTTTTTATCCTTTTTCGAAGTCTCCGTCTTGTTTTCCGATTTGCCCCCTGTCTCTGTTTTTGATTCATCTTTGGAGCAACCTGCAAAGGCCACTAAGCACAACATTATTGCAAGAAGCATCGCAATAAATCTTTTGGTTCTCATAATAAATCTCCCTTCCATAAAGATTTAATGTTTCTTTATGATTAAACGGTATTTACCGCTTGATCAACGAGTTTTATTTAAAAGTCTAGCAGTAGATTTCTAGTTAGATATAAATAAAATTCATGTTAAAAACCTGTTAACTTATTGCTTTGAACTCCAGTTGCTATTTATTCACAAAGTAAACAAAGAATTTTCAGTGGTCATTATTATAATACAAATGTAGTTTTACTGATCATGAATGTCCTAGTAAGCCTAAATATTCCAATAGAAAAAGACAGCACCCATATCCACAGCACATTAAGCTGTAAATATCTCGGCTATCTCCTATTCTCAGCCTATATATGTATACATTTTTTGATTTTACCTCATCAACTGTACTTTAAAGTGTACACTATGTATTTATCCATGTCAAGTAATTTTTTTATTTTATTACTATTTTTTCCTTGATAAAATATTAACAAACCAATTTAAATATAAAAATGGTAACTGATTAATCAGTCACCATATACTATAATTATTAAAATGTTTTGTTAAGAGAATCAATGCCCAAATGTTTACTATACCGTCTATTACAAGGGAAATTCCTATATACATAGTAAGGGCAACACTTCCAGCAAATGGATTGAATAACAACATTGCTCCCAATACGCCAGTTACTAATGCTAGTACAAGACCTAGCCACCATTTTTCATACTGCAGCCTTTTTAAATCAATGGATAATTGTAGTCTCAATACACTGTCAATGATAATAGCAAGTCCCAGCAGTACCGGTAGCGCCACAATAACAGCATTAGGAGCAATAAGCATAAAGATACCGAACATGACAGCCAAAATTCCACGTGCAAGATCGAATCTAAATTGGTCTGCAAAATCATTTCCTGCAAAATATCTTATAACCCTTATAACACCAAGTATCAGTATCAATGCACCAAATACTCTGCAGATGGCACGTGCAGATGTTTCAGGTCGTGCTATTAGTACAAAACCCAGCACAATGTAGAATATGGAGAAAATTATAAACGCCGTTTTAAACTTCTTTAATCTTTCCATCTCTCTCCTCCTTGTATTATATTAACCTCTACTATATTTATAACACAACTACATACCTTTTTAAACATCTAAATGCCTCCAAAGGAAAATTTATATTATCTTACCAGAGTTTAATACCCTTTTACTACCTAGATGACCAAAACTTTTTATAACCACCCCTATACTGCTTCTCTGACAAGAAAACTCCCCCTTGCATTCCATGTCACTCTTAAATGTAGGTTATTTTACTTCTACATAAATCAGAGCAAGTTCACTATCCGTAGTTTTTATATCTACAAAGCCCTTTTCTTCATCTTGAATCCATTCATATTCAGTTTCAATAGGATTATTAGGATTATCAATATAATGACATATTACTTTTTTAACATCCTGCCTCCCACAATATATTCTTATATTACTGCAAGCCTTCTTTTTTCTATTGCTTATAGCCACAAGCTTAGAACCATCTTGAAGCTGATAGAGTTTTGCTGTAATGTCATTATCACTAACATCAATGCCCATAGTGTCCTTAAATACTCCATAACCATATAGATCTAGCCAAACCTTACGCAATTTTATAACGTCCTTTAAATATTTAAATTGTTCAGGATCAGAACTAAATGTATTATCCTCTTCCAGATCATATATCCAAAGGTATAATCCCATTATAAAAGCCTTATCTATCATCTCCCTTGAAACTTGACCTACATGTACCGGTCGCATGGCTAAACCTTTATGTGGATAAACCATATCTATTAACATCTGATCGGGAAAAGTATATCTATATAATTCTGGATATGCTCCAGTATGGTAGTGTATAAATGTAGAAATCAATTGTCCTGAAACATACGAACCATGAATATCAGTAACCCCTTCATAGAAGATAACAGGCATATCATCTTCATCTTTTTTCCTATCCCTTAATAATTGAATAACATCTAAAAGAATCTTTTCATATCCCCTATTCCATGCTGCTGGATGATGTTTGTGATCCCCATTAAAACAAAATTGTGGTGCAGCCATTCCGAGTTGATCTAAATATATGCCATCTACTCCTATAATATCTATAAGATAAAATATTGCATCCTTAAGATGTTTTTGCCAAGATTCAGCATTATTGCACATGGTAGCAAAGACTATAGATTCGCTATCACCATAGCCTTCTGTTTTGATATTACCATCTAAATCTTTAACTCCCGCCTCTTCAATTAGTCCTTGTCTGTCTTGGTATTTTGTATTACACAATTGGCTGTTTATATAAAAGGTTACATGCCCTCCCCTATCCCTTATATATTTTACTGCATTAATAAGTTCTTCCTCTGTCCCAAGATCCCCATCAGGTAGATACTGGGGAAATCCATTATCGAATCCATCCTTATGCCATCCAGAAATTAAGATATGGTTTAATCCCATCTCTTCTACTTGGTCATATAATTTAGGTATATCAGAAAATTTATGAACTATTTCCCCATTTTGATATTTGAAATCATAATGTGCCACCATCCCACAGCTTTTTCTAAACCATTTAGGTAGAAATGGTTTTATAGGGGCTTGACATGATTTTCTCCATCTTCTATAGTTATCTGCCCCCCAGTGCCAATCTCCTTCATGTATTGCCATTCCAAAATATGGGGACTCCCACGCTTCACCATAGTGTATTTCAGGATATTTAATTACCCCAAAGCCCATTCCTGGTCTTTTAGTGCCAAACGTCTCTGCCCTGAGCCCTCCCACCATAAAATCTTCATCATAACATGCAAGATAGAGCCCCCCATTTTTATCATAATAATCTAGCCACATCATAGACAAAGGACCTGAATATTTAAATTGTCTAAAAAATGCTCCGTCCTTATCCTTGTTTGTATTTATTCCATCCATAAAATAAACATATTTATATTCCTGCCACTTCCAGCCAATAGCACTAGGCTGTTTTTCATATGCTTCAACTGGATTTACAATTTTCTCTCCGGAGTTAAAGGGATAGACTAACTGATCATCATTCCAATGCTCTCCAAGGTATACTCCAAAAACGCTAGGGAAGTTAACTGAAGTTACCACACAATCTGTTTCTTCGTTTTTAATAAATATCTTCCAAAGGGTTTCACACTCTCCAGACCTAATCTCTACGGTATATGTGACCCCAATATTCCATATCTTATCCTCAGATACTAAGCTTTTATAGCTTATAGAAATGCTTTTTTCTCCTGTATCTAATTCATTCAATATAAATTTAGGCTTTAAATCCCTATATTCCAATAAAAAGTTATACTTAGCAGGCCTAATAACTACCATCTTTTCATCCTTTGTCCTCACCTCAATAGAAAAGGGCATACTCCTAAGTTCGTTCCAGTTTTTTAGTAGATTATCACCATTTTTTGTGTTTACAAGTTCTATAAGCTCTCCGGTCATGGCATCAAACGCCATATCTATTAGTCCATTTCCAAACCTTATTCTAGATCTATACATTTAACTAAGACCTCCCATAACAATTTTATTTTATCAACAAAATTTTCCATTCAAAACCCTCTCCCCACATTATCTGATCTGCCTTCATTATTTCAAAATATATATCATATGTAAATATAAAAGATTGAAGAATATACACTTTTATGGAATATTTACGCATAAAAAAAGTTCTTTCCATTTCAGAAAGAACTAAAATAACGATTTCTTAAGCTATAGAAATACCATTATCAATTTCATCAAGTTTTAATCTCACTGTCATTATATACGGTTTATCATATTTTTCATCCCAATATCCATATGATGTAAGTACAAATGTACCATCAGACAATACTACATTACCTGCATAGCCACAATCCCCACTTCTAAGCGTTGGAGTAAAATCTTCCATGAGCTTTATAAAGTATTGCCCAGGCCTGTTATTTACTAAATCATCATATGTACCTACCCACGCACACCAGTCTCCCGCCACCCAATTATAGAAGTCTTCTTTATCTCTCCGTATTATCTCACGAAAGGTAATAAGTAGCCTTCCTGATATGGGATCATATTCCGCCTTGTGCCTCTCCCCCATAAGATAATTACACATCTCCCTTGGTGGAGTCCAGCTTACCCCTTCATCATCTGAAAAGGCAATCATAGCATTTGTCCTTTTATGCTGTGCCCTTGCAAGTAGTGCCAGTTGATCACCTTTCGGTGACCTTATTACCTCTATTTCGCATAGGCCAGCATACTTCTCTATATTATCATATGCTTCTAAGAGCCGTTTTGGTGTACTCCAACATTCTTTCCCTTCTTCATCAAATGATAAGTATGTCTTCCAATTATTATATTCATCATCATGGAATATCCCCATCCATTTGTAATCCCAACTACCATCAGTTTTTTTCAATCTGGTCAGACTGGCATGGGCTACCAATGCATGCAAACCTTCAAAGTAGTGTTCGAACTCAGTCCAGGTTTCCCCGCCATCCTCTGAGTAGGCCGTTTTAAAACCCCCTGGATCCCTTGGCAATCCGCTTATAAGTTCCAACCTCTTTCTACCATCTGGCTTTTCAATCAGGTATATCGTGGGGGTCTCCTGACTATCATTCCATGAGGCGGGAGTAGTTAGTCTATTACTCCATGTGCTCCCGCCATCCATGCTTTTTTTCATAACTATAGGTCCCTTACCATGGCCTTTTGGATAAAATGTATATATAGTTCCATCATCTAGGAGTACAGAGTCTGGATGGCCCAAATATTGTCCTTCCTCTTTATCCACCAGAAACTGTCGATCATAATCTTTGGAAATATCTATATATATTATCTTATTATCTTCCAATCCATTCATCCCCATTATCCAATTAAAATAAAACATTGTACTATAAAAACTATAGCGTTCTACACAAATTCTAATAATCTTATCCCTGATGTCCCTTTGATATCCTTTATTCTCTTAAGCTCTTTCCTTAAGGACTTTAGCTCATTATCATCTAACTGCTTAAATGGCTTCCTATCTATCCCGCAATCTATCCCCATCCATCTGAGCCCTGCCCTTATAGATGGATAACATCCATACTTTAAACATACCTCTATAACATCATTAGCTATCTTAAGCTTTTCATTGGCCTTTTGATATTCGCCTGTCTTTATATCATTATATATTGCTATATAAATCTCAGGATCAAGATTATAGAAACTACCTATTATACCGTCAGCACCCATCATAAG
This genomic interval from Xylanivirga thermophila contains the following:
- a CDS encoding ABC transporter ATP-binding protein, which produces MIQLKHIRKTYGNQGIGLNDESLIINNGEIVGVLGENGSGKTTLLKTIMGLCEVQAGEVLVDGRSVSEQYEKMAFITEEGSYFPYMTPYEYGIFLSDFIPAFDMERYIRLIKFFELEPYRKIKTFSKGQKSKLEVSAGFSKGAKYILMDEPFLGKDMFTRKDFLKLMITSLKSDETILIATHLIDEVENFLDRAIILRYGRIKADFYIDDIREEGENLASIMMDITGYKEDRFKEI
- a CDS encoding GntR family transcriptional regulator — protein: MVNFQSIKLNNKDPVYAQIVLFVKQQILTKNAVSGEEMPSRRELAAQLNINPNTVQKAYKLLEKEDIIETHGNQGSIICIDEAGFSRIEDELTRGMVREFISSAKAINLSFKRVFDLISEMWEED
- a CDS encoding carbohydrate ABC transporter permease; translation: MSKKRVGLIFRYIVAVIITLIMLFPIYWMIITSLKTSEELLLPVPTLWPKNFAWHNYRDVLKMAPFGLYFFNTIVMTLGILILQLLTGIFAAYGFSHGEFKGQNILFLIVLGALMVPIQVTFVPIYVMIAKLNWINTFAGLIIPNAVSAYFIFMLRQSFKAVDKSYIEAGRVDGMGRIGIIFNVLVPMCKPTILTVTIITFIDGWNSYFWPKMVTTNQTRRTLAQGVYELRRSYAGLETWNYNQIMAGAVMSLIPIIVLFIVLQKYIISGVSKAAMK
- a CDS encoding ComEC/Rec2 family competence protein translates to MKNRRYIVSKILCLMLVVLLLLTACTKENDEVFNISKDKGRLTARFFDISSGTDTKSGDSMLIKSPDGYTMLIDAGAPECAGQISEYLKKLNVTKIDYLVASHPHIDHIGGFKKIINDFEIGAIYMSELEYPTETFKTTMKAIEDKELDIHYLKQGDTFKFGEQVDAKVYNPSAPIEYYDKYPEGSTQFVNDHSVVLKITYGEVSMLFMGDVYKQKEMELLEQYGDELQANLIKAGHHGSDTSSSKALIETVKPQIAIFTHDSMASLNTYNAYRKRNAIVYITGTDGNILVSTDGKTLKDLAERDRPNDFLD
- a CDS encoding ABC transporter substrate-binding protein; its protein translation is MRTKRFIAMLLAIMLCLVAFAGCSKDESKTETGGKSENKTETSKKDKKEESPYKVTEPITIEWWHALEEQYSDLIDDVAEKFHATGTNVKLEPIYQGSYSDLNEKLIAALAANTMPALCVANTPYVAEYGASGVCEDLTSYIEADNFDIDDFGIGLIESSSYEGKPISLPFLISTQVIYYNKDMADAEGIKLPEKWSDMDEFLDAAAKIENGKTTRYATCVPGWDQWYFETYYRNAGVEIVTSDNKTDLDGQKAIEIAEQFKKWYNDGKINWCYGTNASTDMRQSFFDGKTFSVMHTSSLYNMYVDNCDFEVGMAWYPGADTHNSEVGGCILLIPAKNDQKTKNAAWEALKFLTSKDVNMEWASGSGYMPTRKSVLETQEGEDFLKEKPAFKVIFDNLDNIKPRIQHPAYPALSKEWMNAMAKSIIEDTDMQKTMEDAAKIINDTLADE
- a CDS encoding carbohydrate ABC transporter permease; translated protein: MIESEQKIRDMGTSKKTNYRKREKIKDFMCVLPALVFLAIFVYYPIVNLFKISFTDWNLIKDGYKYVGMKNYKWLFNGSGFPIWLDSLKITFKYTLYEIVITIVGGMLLALLFNHSSKSFSVMRSVVFMPKYIAVATAGVVFIWILHKDFGVLNQTLGVFGIDAVPWLTSEKTALKGILILTAWRVMGYSMMLYISAMNSISQDYYEAAELDGASGFKKFKYITLPLLSPMTLFIFVTTFIASMKVFQSVDVMTGGGPYNATNVMVYWIYSLAFVEFRVDRAAVVSIIFFFILLIFTAITLKISNKSVNYDA
- a CDS encoding HdeD family acid-resistance protein, whose amino-acid sequence is MERLKKFKTAFIIFSIFYIVLGFVLIARPETSARAICRVFGALILILGVIRVIRYFAGNDFADQFRFDLARGILAVMFGIFMLIAPNAVIVALPVLLGLAIIIDSVLRLQLSIDLKRLQYEKWWLGLVLALVTGVLGAMLLFNPFAGSVALTMYIGISLVIDGIVNIWALILLTKHFNNYSIW